One window of Silurus meridionalis isolate SWU-2019-XX chromosome 9, ASM1480568v1, whole genome shotgun sequence genomic DNA carries:
- the fgf22 gene encoding fibroblast growth factor 22: MCKWTATVAAHCADLTSIGPAPLGLPLLPGVLPVRLACLTLLFFLASAALAGCPGHDPLHVLARGTNCSWTLERHTRSYNHLEGDVRLRRLYSANKFFLCIDKSGKVDGTRRKNYPDSLMEIRSVSVGVVAIKSVSTGLYLAMSKKGTLFGSVRYSPSCKFKERIEENGYNTYASLRWKHGGRQMFVSLNGRGKPRRGHKARRRHPSTHFLPMLPT; this comes from the exons ATGTGCAAATGGACGGCGACCGTTGCTGCTCACTGTGCCGACCTCACCTCCATCGGCCCAGCCCCTCTCGGACTACCTCTGCTGCCCGGCGTTCTCCCGGTGCGCCTTGCGTGCCTCACCTTGCTCTTCTTTCTGGCCAGTGCAGCACTTGCAGGATGCCCGGGTCATGACCCACTGCACGTGCTGGCACGGGGCACGAACTGCTCATGGACTCTGGAACGCCACACGCGCAGTTACAACCACCTGGAAGGAGACGTGCGACTCCGCCGCCTGTATTCTGCCAACAAGTTCTTCCTCTGCATCGACAAGAGCGGCAAGGTGGACGGCACACGGCGCAAAAACTATCCAGACA GTCTGATGGAAATCCGATCTGTTAGTGTGGGAGTTGTCGCCATCAAATCTGTCAGCACCGGCCTGTACTTAGCCATGTCCAAAAAAGGCACACTCTTTGGATCG GTAAGATATAGCCCAAGCTGTAAGTTTAAAGAGCGCATCGAGGAGAACGGCTACAACACGTACGCGTCCCTGCGCTGGAAACACGGAGGCAGACAGATGTTTGTTTCCCTGAACGGTCGAGGGAAGCCTCGGAGGGGCCATAAAGCTCGACGTAGACACCCTTCCACTCACTTCCTCCCAATGCTTCCAACATAA